The Bombus fervidus isolate BK054 chromosome 3, iyBomFerv1, whole genome shotgun sequence genome includes a window with the following:
- the LOC139986028 gene encoding outer mitochondrial transmembrane helix translocase, whose translation MNIDGVGYTRSDIFLLVARISFIAAFGFFSMKWILNQLDPTNNAKKKAKKKAQEQIRKLGKTDNLLWSVDMDQLSDYEMIIANHIVDPKDIRVSWENIAGLEHVIQELKETVILPIQRKELFENSQLTQAPKGVLLHGPPGCGKTMIAKATAKETTTCFINLDVSILTDKWYGESQKLTAAVFSLAVKLQPCIIFIDEIDSFLRARNSQDHEATAMMKAQFMSLWDGLITDPSCTVIIMGATNRPQDLDRAILRRMPATFHIGLPNEQQRTQLLELILNHEPVADNVDIAKLANITEGFSGSDLQELCRNASIYRVRDYLRTHTQDIRTTSTDDEEYHDAVRPITMEDLLTSYRKIRTSKIHTGTLSALKFDID comes from the exons ATGAATATTGATGGAGTTGGATACACGCGATCGGATATATTTCTACTTGTGGCAAGAATATCGTTTATTGCGGCTTTTGGGTTTTTCAGTATGAAATGGATTCTGAATCAACTTGATCCTACAAACAATGCAAAGAAAAAAGCCAAAAAAAAG GCACAAGAACAGATACGAAAATTGGGCAAAACTGATAACCTACTGTGGTCAGTAGATATGGATCAGTTGTCAGACTATGAAATGATAATAGCTAATCATATAGTAGATCCTAAAGATATTCGAGTTTCATGGGAAAATATTGCAGGCCTTGAACATGTTATACAAGAACTCAAGGAAACTGTAATATTACCTATACAAAGAAAggaattatttgaaaactCTCAATTAACACAAGCACCAAAG ggTGTGTTGTTGCATGGACCACCAGGTTGTGGTAAAACAATGATTGCCAAAGCAACTGCTAAAGAGACTACaacatgttttattaatttagatgTAAGCATTCTAACTGATAAATGGTATGGTGAAAGTCAAAAATTAACTGCAGCTGTATTTTCATTAGCTGTGAAACTTCAACCATGTATAATCTTTATTGATGAGATAG ATTCATTTTTAAGAGCACGTAATTCACAAGATCATGAAGCAACGGCAATGATGAAGGCACAATTTATGTCTCTTTGGGATGGATTAATTACAGATCCTTCTTGCACTGTTATAATAATGGGTGCTACTAATAGACCACAAGATTTAGACAGAGCTATTCTTAGACGTATGCCAGCTACTTTCCACATTGGTTTGcca AATGAGCAACAACGAACGCAACTCCTGGAACTGATTTTAAATCATGAACCAGTAGCTGATAATGTGGATATAGCAAAACTGGCGAATATAACAGAAGGCTTTTCTGGGTCAGATCTGCAAGAACTTTGCAGAAATGCGTCTATTTATCGTGTTCGAGATTATTTGCGAACTCATACACa AGACATAAGGACTACCAGTACTGACGATGAGGAATATCATGATGCAGTACGACCTATAACAATGGAAGATCTTCTTACATCatacagaaaaataagaaCATCTAAAATACATACGGGTACTCTTAGTGCTCTTAAATTTGATATAGATTAA